A genomic segment from uncultured Vibrio sp. encodes:
- a CDS encoding CoA transferase subunit A translates to MAGFDKRVSTYEEALAGLKDGMTILAGGFGLCGIPENLIKQIQRLGTRELTVVSNNCGVDDFGLGLLLQQKQIKKMIASYVGENRLFEQQLLSGELEVELTPQGTLAEKMRAGGAGIPAFYTATGYGTAIAEGKECRQFGDKHYILEHAIRGDFAIVKGWKADPFGNIVYRHTAQNFNPLAAAAGIITVVEVEEIVAVGELDPCEIHTPGIYVDRLICSQFEKRIEQRTLTHS, encoded by the coding sequence GGATTTGATAAACGCGTTTCAACATACGAAGAAGCTTTAGCAGGCTTAAAGGATGGAATGACGATACTGGCAGGTGGATTTGGCTTATGTGGTATTCCTGAAAATTTAATTAAACAAATCCAACGATTAGGCACACGAGAACTCACGGTAGTCTCAAACAACTGTGGCGTGGACGATTTTGGACTTGGTCTATTACTTCAACAAAAACAGATCAAAAAAATGATTGCCTCGTATGTCGGTGAAAACCGTTTATTTGAACAGCAACTACTGTCTGGTGAACTGGAAGTAGAACTGACACCGCAAGGAACCTTGGCCGAAAAAATGAGAGCTGGCGGTGCTGGAATCCCCGCATTTTATACTGCAACTGGGTACGGAACAGCCATTGCTGAAGGCAAAGAGTGTCGTCAGTTTGGAGATAAACACTACATTCTGGAACATGCTATTCGTGGTGATTTTGCCATTGTCAAAGGCTGGAAAGCAGACCCTTTCGGTAACATCGTTTACCGCCATACCGCGCAAAATTTTAACCCGTTAGCAGCAGCGGCAGGAATAATAACTGTGGTTGAAGTCGAAGAAATCGTGGCTGTCGGTGAGCTAGATCCATGCGAAATACACACCCCTGGTATTTATGTTGATCGTTTAATTTGCAGTCAGTTTGAAAAACGTATTGAACAGCGCACGCTTACTCACAGCTAA